Proteins co-encoded in one Alphaproteobacteria bacterium PA2 genomic window:
- a CDS encoding type I secretion system permease/ATPase codes for MAFNSTEKPTPLNQALESVRPAILIAVFFSMFINILALVSPIYMLQVYDRVLTSRNSLTLFFITAIVIFLFVVYAVLEILRTQVLVRGGIRFDSNLSAPTFRTVLDGTLLRRGGDAQAFRDMDGVREFITGAGLITFCDAPWIPVFLIVSFILHPFFGFLAIISGIMIFGLAVANDYATRTPIQRATMSSIGAQNDVAATLRNSEVMRAMGMWRGLQSRWQVRRDDLIGWQAAASDRGGTIMATIKFVRQAVQTLILGGGAYLAITGKISPGAMIAASILVGRALAPIEAAVGQWKSFINARGSWDRLQKMFRDNADGGERMLLPDPKGRLLVEAASIVPPGAQRPTVINASFLLEAGTSLAIIGPSAAGKSSLVRGLVGVWPIVSGAVRLDGFELRQWDPLQLGQHVGYLPQDVELFSGTVAQNIARFTEFESADVIEAAQIAGVHEVIQALPQGYETQIGDGGAALSGGQRQRLALARTIFRKPALIVMDEPNANLDAEGELALSRAIAHMKTLGKTIVFVTHKTNLLAFADKIMIMQNGTVTQFGDRDDILSRLIANNAPAPASA; via the coding sequence ATGGCCTTTAACTCAACCGAAAAGCCGACCCCACTGAACCAGGCGCTCGAAAGCGTCAGGCCGGCGATACTAATTGCCGTTTTTTTCAGTATGTTCATCAATATATTGGCGCTCGTAAGCCCAATATACATGCTTCAGGTTTATGATCGGGTTCTGACAAGTCGAAACTCGCTTACCCTGTTCTTTATCACTGCAATTGTAATCTTTCTATTTGTTGTCTACGCGGTCCTGGAGATTCTGCGCACCCAGGTCCTAGTGCGGGGCGGTATCAGATTTGACTCGAACCTAAGCGCGCCAACCTTTCGCACCGTGCTGGACGGCACCCTTCTGCGAAGGGGAGGGGATGCACAGGCATTTCGCGACATGGATGGCGTTCGGGAGTTCATCACCGGGGCGGGATTGATCACGTTTTGTGATGCGCCCTGGATCCCGGTCTTCCTGATTGTTTCATTCATCCTGCATCCGTTTTTCGGCTTCCTTGCCATAATCTCCGGCATCATGATTTTTGGTCTGGCCGTGGCCAATGATTACGCCACCCGCACACCCATCCAGCGGGCGACCATGTCGTCAATCGGTGCGCAGAATGACGTCGCCGCGACCCTGCGGAACTCAGAAGTCATGCGGGCCATGGGCATGTGGCGCGGTCTGCAGAGCCGTTGGCAGGTCCGTCGCGACGACCTGATCGGCTGGCAGGCCGCCGCCAGTGATCGTGGCGGGACCATCATGGCGACGATCAAATTCGTTCGCCAGGCCGTCCAGACCCTCATCCTGGGCGGTGGGGCCTATCTGGCGATCACAGGCAAGATTTCGCCCGGCGCAATGATCGCCGCCTCAATTCTGGTCGGTCGCGCGCTTGCGCCGATTGAAGCTGCTGTTGGGCAATGGAAGAGCTTTATCAATGCCCGTGGCAGCTGGGATCGGCTGCAGAAGATGTTTCGTGACAATGCAGATGGGGGTGAGCGCATGCTCTTGCCTGATCCCAAGGGGCGACTTCTCGTCGAGGCCGCCAGCATTGTACCGCCTGGCGCCCAGCGCCCCACTGTGATCAATGCCAGCTTCCTTCTGGAGGCGGGCACATCCCTTGCGATAATTGGTCCGAGCGCCGCCGGCAAATCGAGCCTGGTGCGCGGACTTGTCGGGGTTTGGCCAATTGTCAGTGGCGCCGTTCGCCTGGATGGCTTTGAGCTGCGGCAGTGGGACCCTCTGCAGCTGGGCCAGCACGTCGGCTACCTGCCCCAGGATGTCGAACTCTTTTCAGGAACCGTCGCGCAGAACATCGCGCGATTCACCGAGTTCGAGAGCGCCGATGTCATCGAAGCGGCCCAGATAGCAGGTGTTCACGAGGTCATTCAGGCCTTGCCTCAGGGCTACGAGACACAGATCGGGGATGGCGGCGCGGCCCTCTCGGGCGGCCAGAGGCAGCGGCTAGCATTGGCGAGGACGATCTTTCGAAAGCCGGCCCTCATCGTCATGGATGAGCCAAACGCCAATCTTGACGCCGAAGGCGAGCTGGCTCTGTCGCGGGCCATCGCGCACATGAAGACCCTGGGAAAGACCATTGTCTTTGTGACCCACAAGACCAATCTACTGGCCTTCGCAGACAAGATCATGATCATGCAGAACGGTACGGTAACGCAGTTTGGCGACCGCGATGACATCCTGAGCCGCTTGATCGCCAACAATGCGCCCGCCCCAGCCTCAGCCTGA
- a CDS encoding transcriptional regulator, which translates to MYGNPQKRSAVEVQDLRREGGRWLKGLREAAGLSQRELAAGVGADYYTFISQLETGRGRIPPDRYVDWARAFGVPEKVFVREILRYYDPITYGILFDE; encoded by the coding sequence ATGTACGGCAACCCACAGAAGCGCAGCGCCGTTGAGGTGCAAGATCTCCGCCGCGAAGGCGGCCGTTGGCTGAAAGGCCTGAGAGAGGCCGCAGGGCTCTCGCAGCGCGAGTTGGCAGCTGGTGTAGGCGCGGATTATTACACTTTCATTTCGCAGCTGGAGACGGGCCGCGGACGAATCCCGCCGGACCGCTACGTGGATTGGGCGCGCGCCTTTGGCGTGCCGGAGAAAGTGTTCGTTCGTGAAATTCTTCGGTACTATGATCCGATAACCTATGGCATCCTGTTCGACGAATAG